A region of the Atribacteraceae bacterium genome:
TAGTAGTTAGTTGGTGACTCTACTCCCATTAATGGCAGCGAACATGAAAATTGAGGGTGGGATGAAGTGAGGAATCGAGAAAGCAGGCTATTACTCTGTAGGTTTTCAGGTAAAACAAAAACCTGTATTGGTATTACCTAAAAGTCTAAACCGCTAAACACCCACAGCCTGTATTTATAGAGGAGACTAATGAAGATACCTATTGCAAGACCGTTTATCGGTGATGAAGAAAAAGCGGCAATCTGCCGGATTCTTGAATCCGGTATGTTGGCCCAGGGGAACGAGGTTGCATCGTTTGAAGAGGAATTTCGAACCTTCATTGGAACCCGCGAGGCGATAGCCGTATCCAATGGAACAACGGCCCTCTTTGTCGGGCTGAAAGCCCTGGGTATTGGGGAGGGGGATTTTGTCGTGACCACGCCCTTTACCTTTATTTCCAGTGCCACCTCGATTCTGCATTGCGGTGCCCGCCCGCTGTTTTGCGATGTCGATGATCGGACCTTCAATCTGGACCCGAACCGCCTGGAGGACCTTCTCAAACAAAAACGGAGTATCAAGGCCATAGTGACCGTTCACCTTTATGGCCTCCCATCGCTGATGCCGGAAATTCTCTCCCTAAGCGGTCGCTACGGAGTCCCAGTGATTGAGGACTGCGCTCAGTCGCACGGGGCAGGGATCGCGGGGAAATTGACCGGAAGTTTCGGAACCTTGTCCACCTTCAGTTTCTATCCGACCAAAAACATGACCACCGGGGAAGGCGGCATGATTACCACCGGGGAACTTCAGATCGCCGATCGTTGTAGAATGTTGATCAATCATGGAAGCCGGCGGCGTTATGAACACGAGACGATAGGCTATAATTTCAGGATGACTGATATTGCCGCGGCGCTTGGCCGGGTACAGCTTGGGAGACTGGCGGCGTTCAACCAGAAACGGAGAGAAAACGCCGAATATTTCACCGCCGCTTTCCAGTCCCTCCCTGGAATACTGGTGCCCCTGGAGCCTGCCGGGTACACTTCAGTGTATCACCAGTATACCTTGCGCATTGCCCTACGACGTGATGCGCTGGCTGGTTCGTTGGCAGAAGGGGGGATCAGCACCGGTATCTATTACCCGATTCCGGTTCACCGGCAGCCGGCAATCCAGCCCTTTATCGAGAGCATCGACTATCCGCGGGCGGAAAACCTGGCGCGCGAAGTGTTGTCTTTGCCGATCTATCCTCTCCTGACCGATGATGAACGGGAAGAGATCGCCAATCTGGTCGTGGCGTTCATGAAGGGAGAACTGGCGTGAAGCGGATGAGAGTAGGCGTGGTGGGAGCCGGCTACCTGGGACAACATCACGCTCGCATATACGCGGAAATACCGGAAGTCGATCTGGCCGGGGTGGTCGACATCAACCGGGACCGGGCGCGGGAGATTGCCGGACGGTACGAAACCGCTCCCTACTTTGATTACCGTGATCTGTTCGGGAAGGTCGATGCGGTGAGCATCGTGGTGCCTACGGTGCTTCACCGGGCTATTGCCGGTCATTTTATCGAGGAAGGCATCAACATTCTCATCGAGAAACCGGTGACGACCACTCTTGAGGAGGCCCGCGAATTGATGGAGATGGCCAACCGGAGGAATGTAGTGCTTCAGGTGGGCCACATCGAACGCTTCAATTCCGCAGTTATGGAACTTACAAAAATCACCGAGAATCCGATCTTTATCGATTGCTGCCGGATGGGACCCTATGTCAACCGTAATATTGATGTCGGTGTGGTGCTCGACCTCATGATCCATGACATCGATATCGTGACCAGCATCGTGCGCAGCAATGTATCCCGGATCAACGCCTTTGGCTACCCGATTTTTTCGCGTGAAGAAGACATTGCCAACGCCCAACTGTATTTCGATAACGGGTGTATCGTCAACCTGACCGCCAGCCGGGTTACCCGGAAAAAGATCCGCCGGATGGAAGTGACCCAAGTGGATGCCTTTATCTCCATTGACTATCTGGAACAGGAACTGGCCATCTATAAAAAAACCTTGTCCACAGTTCCCAATGTACTGATCGAAAAATCGCTCATGCAAAAAGGAGAGCCGCTTCGTTTAGAACTCGAACATTTTCTCCGCTGTGTTCGCAATGGAGAACGGCCGCTGGTCGGCCTGGAAGAGGGGAAGAACGCATTGGAAGTTGCATTGAAAATTCTTGAAGAAATTAAAATGAACCAAGGCAGTGTGATCAATAATGAACTGTGACGTCGTTGTCGTTGGCGCAGGACCGGCCGGCATCTTCACGGCACTGGCTCTGGCGGAAAAAACCGATTTGCAAGTGCTGGTCGTCGATCGGGGACCGGATATCGAAAAACGAAGGTGTCCGGCCCGGGAGAAAAACCAGGATTGCCGGAAATGCAGTCCTTGCTCGCTCCTGTGTGGATGGGGCGGAGCCGGTGCCTACAGTGACGGGAAGTTAACCTTTTCCCGGGAGGTGGGAGGACAATTATCCCGTTACCTGGATGAAGATTCCTTCGGACAGATTCTCGAAGAGGTGGACTCCATCTATGGTCGTTTCGGCGGGACCAAGAAACTCTATGGCGGGGACCTGGAGCGGGTGGAGGAATTCCGCCGAAGAGCGGAAATGGCCGACCTTATTCTGGTTCCCTCCCGAATCAGGCATCTGGGAACCGACCGCTGCCGGAGCATTCTAAAGAATATGCGCAACTACCTTGAGCCGAAAATTTCTGTTCTGACCAGTGCCGAAGCTTCAGCTATCCTTACCCGGGACGGCGTGGCTTCCGGTGTCGAGCTGGCCGACGGAAAGCGGATCGATAGTGGTTACGTTGTGGTGGCGCCGGGACGGGTCGGAGCAGACTGGCTGAGGCGGGAAGCGGTCAAGCTTGGCCTTCGGTTGGAAAAAAATCCGGTAGACCTGGGGGTGCGGATGGAGGTCCCCGCGTCGATCACGGATGAGTTTACCCAAATTATGTACGAGTTGAAGCTGGTTTATTATTCCCGGACATTTGACGACCGGGTCCGGACCTTTTGTATGTGTCCGGCCGGGGAAGTCGTCACTGAATTCAACGATGGAATCATTACGGTCAATGGGCACAGTTACGAAGACCACAAGACTCCCAACACCAACTTTGCCATTTTGGTCAGTACCCATTTTACCGAACCGTTTCGGGAACCGATCGAATACGGACGGTATGTCGCCCGTCTAGCCAATATCCTCAGTGATGGGGTCGTTATCCAGCGTCTTAAGGATCTCCAGATGGGTCGCCGCTCGACCTGGAAACGCATAGAAAAATCGGTGATCAAACCCACTCTGGAGCGGGCGGTTCCCGGAGATCTGAGCTTTGTTCTTCCTTACCGGTTTCTCCAGGATATTTTGGAGATGATCGCCGCCATGGAGAATTTTATCCCGGGGATGAGTTCCCCCTATAACCTGTTGTACGGGGTGGAGGTTAAATTTTACTCTTCTCGGATCAAGACCGGCAAAACTCTGGAAAGCGAGGTTCGGAACCTCTTTTTAGCCGGAGATGGAGCGGGTATCACGCGGGGACTGATCCAGGCGTCGGCTTCCGGCATTATCGTAGCCCGGGAGATTA
Encoded here:
- a CDS encoding DegT/DnrJ/EryC1/StrS family aminotransferase encodes the protein MKIPIARPFIGDEEKAAICRILESGMLAQGNEVASFEEEFRTFIGTREAIAVSNGTTALFVGLKALGIGEGDFVVTTPFTFISSATSILHCGARPLFCDVDDRTFNLDPNRLEDLLKQKRSIKAIVTVHLYGLPSLMPEILSLSGRYGVPVIEDCAQSHGAGIAGKLTGSFGTLSTFSFYPTKNMTTGEGGMITTGELQIADRCRMLINHGSRRRYEHETIGYNFRMTDIAAALGRVQLGRLAAFNQKRRENAEYFTAAFQSLPGILVPLEPAGYTSVYHQYTLRIALRRDALAGSLAEGGISTGIYYPIPVHRQPAIQPFIESIDYPRAENLAREVLSLPIYPLLTDDEREEIANLVVAFMKGELA
- a CDS encoding Gfo/Idh/MocA family oxidoreductase, yielding MRVGVVGAGYLGQHHARIYAEIPEVDLAGVVDINRDRAREIAGRYETAPYFDYRDLFGKVDAVSIVVPTVLHRAIAGHFIEEGINILIEKPVTTTLEEARELMEMANRRNVVLQVGHIERFNSAVMELTKITENPIFIDCCRMGPYVNRNIDVGVVLDLMIHDIDIVTSIVRSNVSRINAFGYPIFSREEDIANAQLYFDNGCIVNLTASRVTRKKIRRMEVTQVDAFISIDYLEQELAIYKKTLSTVPNVLIEKSLMQKGEPLRLELEHFLRCVRNGERPLVGLEEGKNALEVALKILEEIKMNQGSVINNEL
- a CDS encoding FAD-binding protein, coding for MNCDVVVVGAGPAGIFTALALAEKTDLQVLVVDRGPDIEKRRCPAREKNQDCRKCSPCSLLCGWGGAGAYSDGKLTFSREVGGQLSRYLDEDSFGQILEEVDSIYGRFGGTKKLYGGDLERVEEFRRRAEMADLILVPSRIRHLGTDRCRSILKNMRNYLEPKISVLTSAEASAILTRDGVASGVELADGKRIDSGYVVVAPGRVGADWLRREAVKLGLRLEKNPVDLGVRMEVPASITDEFTQIMYELKLVYYSRTFDDRVRTFCMCPAGEVVTEFNDGIITVNGHSYEDHKTPNTNFAILVSTHFTEPFREPIEYGRYVARLANILSDGVVIQRLKDLQMGRRSTWKRIEKSVIKPTLERAVPGDLSFVLPYRFLQDILEMIAAMENFIPGMSSPYNLLYGVEVKFYSSRIKTGKTLESEVRNLFLAGDGAGITRGLIQASASGIIVAREIIDRIGRSIQ